One stretch of Deferrivibrio essentukiensis DNA includes these proteins:
- a CDS encoding helix-turn-helix domain-containing protein, giving the protein MKPFELGLFIKEKRKEKKIKQEDLAKYAGISRQTLSKLEQGNLASVSIKALILILDKLDLEIHLTPKKHILPSLDEDFDL; this is encoded by the coding sequence ATGAAACCTTTTGAATTAGGTCTTTTTATAAAAGAAAAAAGAAAGGAGAAAAAAATCAAGCAAGAAGATTTAGCCAAATATGCTGGGATTTCAAGACAAACATTGTCAAAGTTAGAGCAAGGTAACTTAGCATCAGTCTCCATTAAAGCATTGATATTAATTTTAGATAAATTAGACCTTGAAATTCATTTGACACCCAAAAAACATATTTTACCTTCCTTAGATGAAGATTTTGATTTATGA